The Daucus carota subsp. sativus chromosome 9, DH1 v3.0, whole genome shotgun sequence genome window below encodes:
- the LOC108202575 gene encoding probable receptor-like protein kinase At5g18500 isoform X1: MGLSNDLTKKTPIFHLPVWALVVIFVVVPVVLLVLPMCISRRRSKKATEKLPISQNQIVSSEFKEIRMDQNSAKNFVAYGGEFSTSEDKYNGKDSDKLLEHLRDDQIKNPNINSRSGSFNKLEDTTFQNVSSPLSGLPEFSHLGWGHWFTLRDLEVATNRFSKDNVIGEGGYGVVYQGYLPNGSIIAVKKIFNNLGQAEKDFKIEVEAIGHVRHKNLVRLLGYCIEGTQRMLVYEYVNNGNLEQWLHGAMSQHGCLTWAARMKVILGTAKALAYLHEAIEPKVVHRDIKSSNILLDDEFNAKISDFGLAKLLGAGESHITTRVMGTFGYVAPEYANSGLLNEKSDVYSFGVVLLEAITGRDPVDYGRPADEVNMVDWLKLMVGSKRSEEVIDPSLEPKPSRTALKRALLTALRCVDPDSQKRLTMSEVVRMLESEDYPLSREGRRRQRNQGGATEAESAGSKVTEIHKL; encoded by the exons ATGGGTCTCAGCAATGACCTGACAAAGAAAACTCCGATCTTTCATCTTCCAGTGTGGGCTTTAGTTGTGATTTTTGTGGTAGTTCCAGTGGTTCTTTTGGTGCTTCCGATGTGTATTTCAAGAAGGAGATCGAAGAAGGCTACTGAGAAGCTTCCGATTAGCCAGAACCAAATTGTGTCAAGTGAGTTCAAGGAGATCAGAATGGATCAAAATTCAGCAAAGAATTTTGTTGCCTATGGTGGGGAGTTCTCCACCTCTGAGGATAAGTACAATGGCAAAGATTCGGATAAGCTGTTGGAGCATTTAAGAGATGATCAGATCAAGAATCCTAATATTAATAGCCGATCCGGATCTTTTAACAAGTTAGAGGATACAACATTTCAGAATGTTTCTTCCCCTCTTTCTGGACTGCCCGAGTTCTCACACCTTGGTTGGGGCCATTGGTTTACGCTAAGGGATCTGGAAGTCGCCACAAATCGGTTTTCAAAAGATAATGTTATTGGTGAAGGTGGATATGGTGTTGTTTATCAGGGTTATCTCCCAAATGGATCAATAATAGCTGTTAAAAAGATCTTCAACAACCT AGGACAAGCAGAGAAGGATTTCAAAATTGAAGTCGAGGCCATTGGCCATGTCCGGCATAAAAACCTAGTTAGACTTCTGGGATACTGCATTGAAGGGACCCAAAG GATGTTGGTCTATGAGTATGTCAACAACGGCAATTTGGAACAGTGGCTTCATGGAGCTATGAGTCAACATGGATGCCTTACTTGGGCGGCTCGAATGAAGGTTATACTAGGCACTGCAAAGGC GCTTGCATACTTGCACGAGGCCATAGAACCGAAAGTGGTGCATCGAGACATTAAGTCAAGCAATATCCTATTAGATGATGAATTCAATGCTAAGATTTCTGATTTTGGTCTGGCCAAGTTGTTAGGTGCTGGTGAAAGTCACATTACAACCAGAGTTATGGGTACTTTTGG ATATGTAGCACCAGAATATGCCAATAGCGGCCTTCTGAATGAGAAAAGCGATGTTTATAGTTTTGGGGTCGTGCTTTTGGAGGCAATTACGGGAAGAGATCCCGTGGATTATGGCCGTCCAGCAGATGAG GTAAATATGGTGGATTGGCTTAAACTGATGGTTGGGAGCAAGCGGTCAGAAGAAGTGATCGACCCGTCTCTGGAGCCCAAGCCATCTAGAACTGCTCTTAAACGAGCACTGTTGACTGCATTGAGGTGTGTTGATCCAGATTCCCAGAAAAGACTCACAATGAGTGAAGTTGTCCGGATGCTGGAATCAGAGGACTACCCTTTGTCGCGGGAG GGTCGAAGACGTCAGAGAAATCAAGGCGGAGCCACGGAAGCAGAGTCTGCAGGGAGCAAGGTCACTGagatacataaattataa
- the LOC108202575 gene encoding probable receptor-like protein kinase At5g18500 isoform X2: MGLSNDLTKKTPIFHLPVWALVVIFVVVPVVLLVLPMCISRRRSKKATEKLPISQNQIVSSEFKEIRMDQNSAKNFVAYGGEFSTSEDKYNGKDSDKLLEHLRDDQIKNPNINSRSGSFNKLEDTTFQNVSSPLSGLPEFSHLGWGHWFTLRDLEVATNRFSKDNVIGEGGYGVVYQGYLPNGSIIAVKKIFNNLGQAEKDFKIEVEAIGHVRHKNLVRLLGYCIEGTQRMLVYEYVNNGNLEQWLHGAMSQHGCLTWAARMKVILGTAKALAYLHEAIEPKVVHRDIKSSNILLDDEFNAKISDFGLAKLLGAGESHITTRVMGTFGYVAPEYANSGLLNEKSDVYSFGVVLLEAITGRDPVDYGRPADEGRRRQRNQGGATEAESAGSKVTEIHKL; this comes from the exons ATGGGTCTCAGCAATGACCTGACAAAGAAAACTCCGATCTTTCATCTTCCAGTGTGGGCTTTAGTTGTGATTTTTGTGGTAGTTCCAGTGGTTCTTTTGGTGCTTCCGATGTGTATTTCAAGAAGGAGATCGAAGAAGGCTACTGAGAAGCTTCCGATTAGCCAGAACCAAATTGTGTCAAGTGAGTTCAAGGAGATCAGAATGGATCAAAATTCAGCAAAGAATTTTGTTGCCTATGGTGGGGAGTTCTCCACCTCTGAGGATAAGTACAATGGCAAAGATTCGGATAAGCTGTTGGAGCATTTAAGAGATGATCAGATCAAGAATCCTAATATTAATAGCCGATCCGGATCTTTTAACAAGTTAGAGGATACAACATTTCAGAATGTTTCTTCCCCTCTTTCTGGACTGCCCGAGTTCTCACACCTTGGTTGGGGCCATTGGTTTACGCTAAGGGATCTGGAAGTCGCCACAAATCGGTTTTCAAAAGATAATGTTATTGGTGAAGGTGGATATGGTGTTGTTTATCAGGGTTATCTCCCAAATGGATCAATAATAGCTGTTAAAAAGATCTTCAACAACCT AGGACAAGCAGAGAAGGATTTCAAAATTGAAGTCGAGGCCATTGGCCATGTCCGGCATAAAAACCTAGTTAGACTTCTGGGATACTGCATTGAAGGGACCCAAAG GATGTTGGTCTATGAGTATGTCAACAACGGCAATTTGGAACAGTGGCTTCATGGAGCTATGAGTCAACATGGATGCCTTACTTGGGCGGCTCGAATGAAGGTTATACTAGGCACTGCAAAGGC GCTTGCATACTTGCACGAGGCCATAGAACCGAAAGTGGTGCATCGAGACATTAAGTCAAGCAATATCCTATTAGATGATGAATTCAATGCTAAGATTTCTGATTTTGGTCTGGCCAAGTTGTTAGGTGCTGGTGAAAGTCACATTACAACCAGAGTTATGGGTACTTTTGG ATATGTAGCACCAGAATATGCCAATAGCGGCCTTCTGAATGAGAAAAGCGATGTTTATAGTTTTGGGGTCGTGCTTTTGGAGGCAATTACGGGAAGAGATCCCGTGGATTATGGCCGTCCAGCAGATGAG GGTCGAAGACGTCAGAGAAATCAAGGCGGAGCCACGGAAGCAGAGTCTGCAGGGAGCAAGGTCACTGagatacataaattataa